The proteins below are encoded in one region of Dethiobacter alkaliphilus AHT 1:
- a CDS encoding transcription repressor NadR — protein sequence MEAEKRREELLRSLREAEKPVTGGDLAQRFGVSRQVIVQDIAILRAAGEQILATPQGYMIPLNQAAAAVQAVLACRHTPQEIEAEIGIVVDLGGKVLDVVVEHPVYGEMRGNLMISSRRDLNHFLERLAVTEARPLAELTDGVHLHTIEAPDNGVLEEIIAGLRAAHFLVD from the coding sequence ATGGAAGCGGAAAAAAGACGTGAGGAGTTGCTCAGGTCACTGCGGGAAGCAGAGAAACCGGTTACCGGCGGCGACCTGGCACAACGGTTTGGTGTAAGCCGACAGGTGATTGTGCAGGACATTGCTATTTTGCGTGCCGCCGGTGAGCAGATCCTGGCCACGCCTCAAGGGTATATGATACCTCTGAATCAGGCTGCGGCTGCTGTGCAGGCTGTTTTAGCCTGTCGACATACTCCCCAGGAGATTGAAGCGGAAATCGGCATTGTGGTTGATTTGGGAGGAAAGGTTTTGGATGTGGTGGTGGAGCATCCGGTATATGGAGAAATGCGCGGTAACTTGATGATCTCCAGCCGGCGCGACCTGAACCACTTTCTGGAACGGTTGGCAGTGACGGAGGCACGTCCTTTGGCCGAACTTACCGACGGTGTGCATCTGCATACCATTGAAGCCCCTGATAACGGGGTTTTGGAGGAGATTATCGCCGGCCTGCGCGCTGCTCATTTCCTTGTGGATTGA
- a CDS encoding protease complex subunit PrcB family protein — protein sequence MLRKRLVLLLTLLLGIVLVTGCAENGDMSSQNNSLNGNDAVGEYENGENNDVDEPAAEEIIDDWLEYSRGIFLGQSRELDGMQYLLVTYGQKESDGYNVEIIDVDVDEEDEKVYVEVKFTAPDEDKDVNAEETYPYALEMIEATGLPVEFKAVGDEDFVPQLLEIDYLQPIAAGSAHIKVFSPGPGEQVGHRFKVEGIINEHEGNVQYRLMDGSGTVLISGVTGMNASRDWKYFSLNVVVDSEVVAEETLLMEINTQGAQNGDVQDTVRVEFVLQE from the coding sequence ATGCTCAGAAAACGACTTGTCTTGTTGTTAACACTTTTGTTGGGGATTGTACTGGTTACCGGATGCGCTGAAAACGGGGACATGTCCTCGCAGAATAATTCTTTAAATGGTAATGATGCTGTTGGCGAATATGAAAATGGTGAGAATAACGACGTGGACGAACCGGCTGCTGAAGAAATTATTGATGACTGGCTGGAATATTCACGCGGAATTTTTTTGGGCCAGTCCCGTGAGCTGGACGGTATGCAGTATCTCTTGGTTACCTACGGCCAAAAGGAATCCGACGGTTATAATGTGGAAATCATAGATGTGGACGTGGACGAAGAAGATGAAAAGGTCTATGTTGAAGTTAAGTTTACTGCTCCGGACGAGGATAAGGACGTTAATGCAGAGGAAACCTATCCTTATGCCTTGGAAATGATTGAGGCCACCGGCCTGCCGGTGGAATTTAAAGCGGTTGGGGACGAGGATTTTGTGCCGCAGCTTTTGGAAATTGATTATCTGCAACCCATTGCAGCTGGCTCGGCACACATTAAAGTGTTTTCTCCCGGCCCTGGTGAGCAGGTGGGGCATCGCTTTAAGGTAGAGGGTATTATTAATGAACATGAGGGAAATGTGCAGTATCGGCTGATGGATGGCAGCGGTACTGTGTTAATTAGCGGGGTAACAGGTATGAACGCTTCCCGGGACTGGAAATATTTTTCCCTGAATGTGGTGGTGGATTCGGAGGTTGTGGCAGAAGAGACGCTGTTAATGGAGATTAATACGCAAGGTGCTCAAAACGGTGATGTGCAGGATACTGTCAGGGTGGAGTTCGTTTTACAGGAATAA
- the nadB gene encoding L-aspartate oxidase has protein sequence MGHTKKSQTSEYDIIVVGSGIAGLYAALSAAEFARVCLVTKGKLQDTNTWLAQGGIAAAVGDDDSPRQHLEDTLAAGVDICDPAAVAVMVEEGPRRVAELMSLGTPFDRIDGSLALTREGAHHHNRVLHCGGDATGRLIQETMQSTLLKSKSVTIRQHVFVTELLQHEGTVCGIRTVTGEEIRAGAVILATGGLGQVFARTTNPEVATGDGVAMAYRAGARVADMEFVQFHPTVFRGRSEQETFLISEAVRGEGAVLRNHRGERFMDDYHPMAELGPRDVVARAILQEMKKEDGGDVFLDITHKGQAFLQKRFPTIYQKAGERGLNMAKDWLPVSPAAHYAMGGVVTGLNGQTSLPGLYACGEVACSGVHGANRLASNSLLEGLVFAWRAVRDIEKRGANSPQKVRFAPCNKQEANSLQIAGIREHVRQRMFADAGVLREGRRLAELEAELKKIGTTVPLSANQESRELHNLLTVAGLIVKGALWRKESRGGHFRSDYPCKNADFARCHRPLNEKEDGTCAPIAV, from the coding sequence ATGGGTCACACAAAGAAAAGTCAAACAAGCGAATATGATATTATTGTGGTGGGCAGCGGCATTGCCGGGCTTTATGCAGCACTGAGCGCTGCGGAGTTTGCCCGTGTTTGCCTGGTAACTAAGGGAAAGCTACAGGATACCAACACTTGGCTTGCCCAGGGCGGTATTGCGGCGGCAGTTGGTGATGATGACAGTCCCCGCCAGCATCTAGAGGACACTCTGGCAGCGGGGGTAGACATCTGCGATCCGGCTGCTGTGGCCGTTATGGTGGAAGAAGGCCCCCGGCGTGTGGCAGAGCTTATGTCGCTGGGAACCCCCTTTGACAGAATAGACGGTTCACTGGCGCTGACCCGGGAAGGTGCTCATCACCATAACCGTGTACTGCACTGCGGCGGCGATGCCACCGGACGCCTCATTCAGGAAACCATGCAAAGTACCCTTCTAAAAAGTAAGTCGGTGACAATCCGCCAGCATGTATTTGTCACGGAACTGTTGCAGCACGAAGGAACGGTCTGTGGCATCCGTACTGTAACGGGGGAGGAAATTCGCGCCGGTGCGGTCATATTGGCAACCGGCGGTTTGGGACAGGTTTTTGCCCGGACAACCAATCCGGAGGTGGCCACCGGCGACGGTGTGGCCATGGCTTACCGGGCCGGGGCCCGGGTGGCGGATATGGAGTTTGTCCAGTTTCATCCCACCGTGTTCAGAGGCCGCTCAGAGCAGGAAACGTTCCTGATTTCCGAGGCTGTACGTGGCGAAGGAGCGGTTTTGCGTAATCATCGTGGTGAGCGTTTTATGGATGACTATCATCCCATGGCAGAATTGGGTCCCCGGGATGTGGTGGCCCGGGCAATTCTGCAGGAGATGAAGAAGGAGGACGGCGGCGACGTTTTTCTGGATATCACCCATAAAGGCCAGGCGTTTTTACAAAAGCGTTTCCCCACCATCTATCAAAAAGCCGGTGAGCGTGGCTTGAATATGGCCAAAGACTGGTTGCCCGTTTCTCCGGCGGCACATTATGCTATGGGCGGTGTGGTCACCGGCCTTAATGGCCAGACCAGTTTGCCCGGACTGTATGCCTGTGGGGAAGTAGCCTGCAGCGGAGTCCATGGCGCCAACAGGTTAGCCAGTAATTCGCTTTTGGAAGGACTGGTGTTTGCCTGGCGGGCTGTGCGGGATATAGAAAAACGGGGTGCCAACTCCCCGCAAAAGGTGCGATTTGCCCCGTGTAATAAGCAGGAAGCAAATTCTCTGCAAATAGCAGGAATACGGGAGCATGTGCGGCAGCGCATGTTTGCCGATGCCGGTGTATTGCGGGAAGGACGGCGCTTAGCCGAACTGGAAGCAGAACTGAAAAAAATTGGCACAACGGTGCCGCTAAGCGCCAATCAGGAGAGCCGTGAGCTTCATAATTTGCTTACCGTGGCGGGTTTAATTGTCAAAGGTGCCCTCTGGCGCAAAGAAAGCCGCGGTGGCCATTTCCGCAGCGACTACCCCTGCAAGAATGCAGACTTTGCCCGTTGTCACCGTCCGTTAAATGAAAAGGAGGATGGTACCTGTGCACCCATTGCAGTTTAA
- the nadA gene encoding quinolinate synthase NadA — MREQNAQLTEKILKLKEERNAVILAHNYQIGEVQDIADYVGDSFGLSRVAADTDADVIVFCGVHFMAEGAAILAPEKTVLLPEILAGCPMADMVTADALREKKKEHPNATVVTYVNSSAAVKAESDVCVTSSNALNVVNSLDTEEILFVPDMNLGSFIADRTDKRMIMWEGYCITHHRVRAADVDAARERHPDAVVVVHPECRPEVVKKADHAFSTGGILKFARESEHKKLIIGTEMGLIHRLEKENPEKEFYLLHQGLVCPNMKYTNLEKVAAALENMQPVITVDDEVREGARRALERMLAVS; from the coding sequence ATGCGTGAACAAAATGCTCAGCTGACAGAAAAGATACTGAAATTAAAAGAAGAAAGAAATGCTGTGATTCTGGCGCATAATTATCAGATTGGTGAGGTACAGGATATCGCTGATTATGTGGGAGATTCTTTTGGGCTGAGCCGTGTGGCTGCAGATACCGATGCCGATGTCATCGTTTTTTGCGGTGTGCATTTTATGGCAGAAGGTGCTGCAATCCTGGCGCCGGAAAAGACCGTGCTTTTGCCGGAAATTCTGGCCGGCTGCCCTATGGCCGACATGGTAACGGCAGATGCCCTGCGCGAGAAAAAGAAAGAGCATCCCAATGCTACAGTGGTTACCTACGTTAATTCTTCTGCTGCTGTGAAGGCGGAAAGTGATGTTTGTGTCACTTCCTCCAACGCGCTCAACGTGGTAAATTCGCTGGATACCGAGGAAATTCTTTTTGTACCGGATATGAATCTGGGGAGCTTTATTGCCGACAGAACGGACAAGCGTATGATTATGTGGGAGGGGTACTGCATAACCCATCACCGTGTCCGGGCGGCAGATGTTGATGCGGCCCGTGAAAGGCATCCCGATGCTGTGGTAGTAGTTCACCCGGAATGCCGGCCTGAGGTGGTAAAGAAAGCAGACCATGCCTTCTCCACCGGCGGGATACTGAAATTTGCCCGGGAATCAGAACACAAGAAGCTGATTATTGGGACGGAAATGGGCCTGATTCACCGCCTGGAGAAAGAAAATCCCGAAAAGGAATTTTATCTGCTCCATCAAGGATTGGTTTGCCCCAATATGAAATACACCAACCTGGAGAAGGTTGCAGCTGCTCTGGAGAACATGCAGCCGGTGATTACCGTTGATGATGAAGTCAGGGAAGGGGCCCGCAGAGCATTGGAGCGTATGCTGGCCGTATCGTAA